In Paenibacillus stellifer, the DNA window CTTCCGGCGCTCGCATGGCGCCGGAAGCCTCTTGTCTACACTTGGTTCTGCATTCGCTTTTCCGTCAAATAATCATTTTCGTAATAGGTAAGCTCGTCGCGAAGATCTTCATACACCTTCGTAATATCCAGCACAATGCTGCGCGCCGCCTGAACCGGCTTCTTGCGGAAGCGGATCGCGTCTTGCCCGGTGTAGGCGTAACGGCCGTCCTCGGAATAGCTTTCATTCTTGGGGTAGAAGAAGTTGTTCACGCCATAGTGATACACGTTGTACAATGCCTTTTGTGCAAAATCCTCGTCGAAATTGGCGCGGCGGAGCGCTACGCCCAGCTTCTCGTACGACATTTCGGAGAAGACCAGCAAATGACGCAAGTCAGACAGAAAGCCCTCATAGTAGCGGGTCGTTTCTTCATCCTGCCCGCCCTCGGCAAGCTGCGGCATTGCGTTATGGTTAAGGAACAATTCCAGTTTTTCGATGGCAATTTTCAGTTTTTCTCTTGTGGATTCGCACAGTTTTTGAACATTGGCTGACATGGCGGCCCATCCCCCTTAGAATTCCTTGGCGTCGTGTTACAAAATTACTTGCAAATTAATCGTTTTCATGTCTATCCTATCACAAATTTTGCCTTGGCGGTATCCTTTTTACGCATGTATAAATCTGGCGGGTCCCTTCCATGCTAACGATAGCAGATAACACAGGAAGGAGCGGAAAGTATGTCCCGAAAAAATATCGCGATTGCCGGCCTGCTGACGACCGTCTGCGCTTCGGCGCTCATACTCGGCGTTCGCTCTTCGAATGACGGAACCGTTCGTCAAGCCGGGGTTTCGCAAACCGGTAATTCCAAGAGCGTTCGCAGCCAGGCTGCCCGGGAGCAGACTGTCAAGAAAACG includes these proteins:
- a CDS encoding YpuI family protein; its protein translation is MSANVQKLCESTREKLKIAIEKLELFLNHNAMPQLAEGGQDEETTRYYEGFLSDLRHLLVFSEMSYEKLGVALRRANFDEDFAQKALYNVYHYGVNNFFYPKNESYSEDGRYAYTGQDAIRFRKKPVQAARSIVLDITKVYEDLRDELTYYENDYLTEKRMQNQV